The region AAACTGCACCAAAAgtccacctgtgcaataagaaGCTACCTGCACTTCCGTAAGATCAACCTCTTAGGTGATCCAAGGAGCCTAATAAAACGACTATACTTAACAACATAAACACAGACTTGAGGTCTCGGCCCACCTTGTTGCCATGGTAGCAGCTGGAATGTTTTTCTTGTGGCTAAGATTGGGTTTACAGGTCTGTCTCAGGAGGGAGGAGCCTGGCCACCAGAGATGATCGCAAAGGGCCCATCACTTAGGTCTCTATACCCCATGCATGCATGGCAGGAAGTGGAGACAGCTAATTATATCCATTTAAAACTAACGTAACTGCTTAGTGGCCATCTTAGCTGTGTAGGAGGCATGACAATGCAGAGCATCAAGCCGAGCGGAACATCCATTCAACTGCAGGCAAATGACAAAGTAAGAAGGAGAGCTAGAGAGCGGAGCAGTAGGGAAACCATACTGAGGGAACGATATGGAAAAATCGATACGTCTGAAACACGCGTGTCACCCACGATGGACAGAAGTAGGGCACCACATTCACCATGAGAGCACGAGGGAGAGAGATTTCACAATGTAACGGAGGCAGCGCGCTCAGATATCTGGGTGCGTCACTGGGGCCGAGAGTGAGGACGCCGACCTCCGCTCTGGTGGCGTGAGAGATAAACAGCACAGTGACTGTGTTTTGGCACCTGCTGAGTCATAGAAGCCATCAAACGTGTCACGATAAGACTGGGAGCCATACTAATCGTCGCGTTCTGCGTTTATCGTGCCGCTTCGACCTTTTCTGCAGCAGAGTGGGTATCCGTGAACGCAGCTCACAGCAAGTGAGTCACGTCATCACGACAGCCCACCTCTTCCTCGGCCCCTCGCATACGAGACTGTCAGACACCCAAATGTCGCGTCATCAAACCACGCACTGGGTGCACCCAGTTTCCATGGGGTACTAACCGTCACACCACGTTCAAAGCGATGAGAAATAAGGATCAGCCTTTCATACCTAGAATGAACCTTGCTCTGGTGTATTTGAGGTCTGTTAACAGGAAGATGCTTTCAGACATGAATTAAGTTTCATAACGGCACCTAGACCGGAGTTTTTATATCATCCACATCGAAGACCAAACTATAATGTGAgacaaacctgaacaactccacAGACTTCCACCTAAAGAAAATTAACTGTTGCTTCTGTAGTTTAACGCAAAGAAGCCAGTGAATGGAAACTGACAGGTACCGCGATCCCCTGGTCGGCACCCTGCCCCTCCCGCCGTCTCTGCTCTGCTGTCCGGGATAATGGCATCTCCTCAAATGGATGCACAGAGAGACCCACAGCACGCAGAAGCACCAACCAGCGAGTTAGCAGCTGTCAGAGTTATAAACTGTCAGCCCGTACACTTTGCTTATCGGAGTGATGTCCTGTGCACTGACGTTTCAGAGACTGGATCAACGTACCTACCTCTCAGACGCACAAAAGGAGATCTTTAACACTGCCTGAATTCAGAGGAAtgataatctctctctctctctctctctctctctctctctctccttgctGTACACCACGAGAGTGAAACTCCTCATATTTAGGGCAAGACGTGTGCCAACCCGACTGAGACACCTACCAAGGGCTTGGGTCTGGAGTCGGCCACCAGGGTGGCCAGGTAATCCTCCTCCAGGATCTGGTTGATCACATGAGCATCGTAGGCCACACTAATAGACACCTCCTCCATCATCTTGACAGCTGTGTCCCCCGAGGATCGAAGCAGCAGGTTAAGCAGGGCTGCCTAGTGTAGTGTGGCCTCTGTAGCTTCTGTACGTCTCTTAAAGATCAAGCCCAGCCCTCGGGGGTGGGAAATGCAGGgcaggtctggggggggggaggcccaGCCAGGAACACACACCTGATCTAGTTTTGTTTCCGTACTCTGTGAGCGAAGTTAGGTTCACTCCTGCACACAGTCACCTTCTGTATTTTCCCCCCTCTAGTTCAAGGTGCATTTCAGTCCTGGTCCTGCCTCCAGCCCCCTGAGTATGAGTGCCAGCAAAATCAGGACCCCGCGAGCACGACTCCGCCCCCTCTCTCCCGGGCTGGTTACTACAGCAGAGCAGATCCTGTTGTCACTGTCCCTCGGACACCTCCTCTGACTGGCTGGCGGTCCTCAAGGatctgagcccaggccactcccCCTGCTCTGCTCCAGTGATAGCAACACTCCACTCCTCAGTCACTGATCCTTGGAGGATTGTGCTGGAGCCAAACAGGTACAATTTTAAAGACGTCAAGCTACAAGGAAATCCACAGCTCAGGTCTAGAAAGAATCAGCCATTTTTAAAACcaaaatatatactgtatataccaacaaaaaaatgaaaattaagaCCCAGTGagcttacttaaaaaaaaagtccaatCTTCAAATGTCCAATGTCTGAGATGTCGATGAAGACCTCCAGAGTGAAACTGCATTTCTGTACTGCCGAGGACGGGAGGATGGAGCAGCCCACACACGGGGGCCGCCCCTCCCCGGCAACCAGCAGGTGCCAGCGAATTCTTGCAGTCTGTAAGCTGATTACAAGTCAGGTCCGTCCCCCCCTTATGAAGCGAAGGAACGCCTGCAGCTCTCTCCTCCCTGACCGCGAGGGCCTAGATTATTCCTTCCGTGGAAACAGAGAAAACGCAAGATTCACGCGtacgagcgagcgagcgagagtgagagagagcgagaCAGCAGCCCAGGGGAAACAGCGACTGCGCAGACACTGGAGACGCAAAGACAGCTTCGATTGGCGGTATGATGCAAAGCTTCCTgtgccccccctctccccccccccccccaccccacgcgACACCCTCCCTGCTCACTGACTCACATTTCTGTCCCAGGAGACATGGCAAGAGTAGGCTCCTCACGTAAACTCCGCCCCTGTGCGCCGGGGAATGCAAGTGGGATGGTCTGACAGACAAGGCCGCCTGCGTCTTGCCGCTTCCGAGACGCCGAGGAAAGATACGGCGTTTTGAAAAGACGCCTGTGCTTGGCGGCGGTACGCTGAAATATCCGGGGTCCTGCTCACGTCGCCTTCGCCGCACTTCCTGTGGTGGCTCTCTGGTCAGGAGGCGAGGAAATGCTCACCCACAGATCACAACCTTGCTTTTGAAACCAGCGAGTCAGACATCACAAGCGTGTATGTGCTAAGAGCGGGCCGTGCCGGTTCCACCAGCCTATCGACCGGGGTGGTGCCTGGGTCCGCCCAGACAGGGTTCCTACAGCCCGTCCCCGGCTGAAGAAATGCAAGCTCACTGATCCTGCTGTCGCACTCGGTGGCACGACAGGAGAGCGCAACACCAGGAGCATTTAAAGCACCGACGCTCCAAACGTTCCCGCGCCAGGAGCTGTGGCTCCTGCCGTTCTCCACGTCTGCTGCTAACAGGCATAGCCGCTCCCACGCCGGGATGGTGTAACCTAAGCCAGGCGAGAGCCTCCTGTTCCGGCGATCAGAACAAACAGGGGGGGCGTTGTGGGCTGCCACAGACCGTGACGGGAAAGCCTCCTCGCCTGATAGGACGTGGCCCAAACCATTGAGTTTTCCTCACCTCCACCCCGCCTGCTGACTCATCCTCACTCAACAGACCAATACACCTGTTCTCTGGCTCTCGCACAGGTAATAAAGGCCACGCCCCTCCCAGACTGCACTTCCAACCCCGCCCTGTCTCCAGGGCCATAGAGTCTGCCGGATCACAACACCCGCTTGCAGAATAAGGGCTGAGCCCCATCCAAGACAATGTGGCCATTTGGGACAGACGCCAAATACCGGGAATCATGCATTCATTGTGAAACTTGTGGGACTTCCAGACAAAAGCATCCCACGGTCATCTGACTGTAGCGTGATCAGAAGAGCAGGCCTTATGTTGTTATTAATAAACAGCTGAAGGTCGCTGTTAAATTACATACATCATCCATTCTCCAAGAAGTACGACGTAACCTAAAAAGCATGGCAGAGCTTCAGAATAACAGACTTGTCAACAAACGTATCAGCCGTGCAATGAACTCTTCGAACTGCATGCCTGAGAAGCCAGCCTCTGTCTCGGGCTGCAATCTTCCCCAAAACTGCTATAACCTAATTTAAAGTCATTCTGTTCAAATTAAGAGTCAGGAGTCGCATTAGCAGCTGGTCTGAGAAATGGGGGCATTAACAATGCAGGTTTAAACGTCACCAGTTAACCACTAGTTGTCTCATCATTCCCATGATCATCTTGAGGGATGGGTGGGAATACATCGGAAGACGAACAGAGCGTAATTACACCAGGCTTTGGGGACCCTGTGATGTGTCCCCCTCCACTCCGACCACAGAAACGTGAGAAAAACACTGAGGACTGAGGTCCCAAGAGCTTAGTCCGCTACCATGTAATACCAAAACTTAACTGCAAATGGATTCGCTCACTCAATAGATTGAAAAGCTGTTAATCCTGAAACGCTATGGGCACCATGTGGACTTA is a window of Brienomyrus brachyistius isolate T26 chromosome 15, BBRACH_0.4, whole genome shotgun sequence DNA encoding:
- the rabgap1l gene encoding uncharacterized protein rabgap1l isoform X5, with the translated sequence MMEEVSISVAYDAHVINQILEEDYLATLVADSRPKPLVPTKKLKKFEKEYQSLRETQLQQEDPIDRYQFTHV